A window from Sphingopyxis alaskensis RB2256 encodes these proteins:
- the mobF gene encoding MobF family relaxase: protein MVASVSALTSSAQASSYYEADDYYAEGGLSPSEWQGKGAEELGLSGDVDRDQFRELLDGKVAGQQLGTVRDGQLEHRPGWDVTLSAPKSVSIMAEVAGDRRLIEAHGQAVKTTLAHIEAHMAATRVRHGGSVTREATGNLVVAGFQHGTSRAQDPQLHTHNVIMNATQGEDGSWRSLEPRAIYQLQKQIGAIYRQELALKVGELGYEIAPGKESMFEIKGVSEAAMAAFSTRSAEIEAALGERGTSREEASAAEKQVAALDTRQAKVVADHGALVADWRETADRAGFDAEARLALVREAEARAANGVQLPDPSVADRAVAHAADKLGERQSVFAVAALHEEAGRVGLGKVGYSEIGEAIGRATKEGELVERTFLDRRGAAFAGFTTSQNIAAEKTLLRIEARGRGALAPIASPLAAAKAVAGAAAQAERSGFGWNPDQKAATEQLLTSRNRVTAVQGYAGTAKTTTVLATFAREAEARGVSVVALAPTASAAMTLGEALGTRGDTVARHLLAPEDSAPGQPVAWIVDEASLLSARDTARLFELAEQHDARIILVGDVKQLGSVEAGAAFAQLQGVGMETAKLGEIVRQSNAATKEAVLASIEGDAKKALAALDRGGGQIVEHADRSGRFAAIADRYAGLDKAARTRTLVIEPSREGRDALTAGIRTALVNSGALSGPAVTMESLVNKGLTRAEARDPLSYDRGDVVRFTRDYADKGVARGDAYRVEAVNPAKAAIALRSEDGREVDWRLRQWGAGKVQVFAPQNIDLRTGDSIRFTRNDRDAGRINGARGEVIAVDEQARTATVLGARGQVQTLDLDAVRDRHIAHAYVDTAFAAQGRTADHVIIHADSKATNLVDQKSFYVGISRAKESATIVTDDRAKLTSAINERAGAVQTALSQAPAAGAGMVQSAIAAPAADKAISAAVSQAATSLPGMGL, encoded by the coding sequence ATGGTCGCGTCGGTATCGGCGCTGACGAGTTCGGCGCAGGCGAGCAGCTATTATGAGGCCGACGATTATTATGCCGAGGGCGGGCTGTCGCCGTCCGAATGGCAAGGCAAGGGCGCCGAGGAGCTTGGGCTGTCGGGCGATGTCGATCGCGACCAATTTCGGGAACTGCTCGACGGCAAGGTCGCGGGCCAGCAACTCGGCACGGTTCGTGACGGCCAGCTTGAGCATCGGCCCGGCTGGGATGTGACACTGAGTGCGCCCAAGTCGGTGTCGATCATGGCCGAGGTCGCGGGCGACCGGCGGTTGATCGAGGCACATGGGCAGGCCGTGAAGACGACGCTCGCGCATATCGAGGCGCATATGGCCGCGACCCGCGTTCGGCACGGCGGCAGCGTGACGCGTGAGGCCACCGGCAATCTCGTTGTCGCCGGCTTTCAGCACGGGACCAGCCGGGCGCAGGACCCGCAGCTTCATACGCATAATGTCATCATGAACGCGACGCAGGGCGAAGATGGTTCATGGCGCAGCCTCGAACCGCGCGCCATCTATCAGCTCCAGAAGCAGATCGGCGCGATCTACCGGCAGGAGCTGGCCTTGAAGGTCGGCGAGCTCGGCTATGAGATTGCACCGGGCAAGGAGTCGATGTTCGAAATCAAAGGCGTCTCGGAGGCCGCGATGGCGGCGTTCAGCACGCGCAGCGCCGAGATTGAAGCGGCGCTAGGCGAACGCGGAACATCGCGCGAAGAGGCCAGCGCTGCCGAAAAGCAGGTGGCCGCGCTCGATACGCGGCAAGCGAAGGTGGTGGCCGACCATGGCGCGCTTGTTGCCGATTGGCGCGAGACCGCCGACCGGGCAGGGTTCGACGCCGAGGCTCGGCTGGCGTTGGTGCGTGAGGCAGAAGCTCGGGCAGCGAACGGTGTTCAGCTTCCCGATCCATCGGTCGCCGATCGCGCCGTCGCCCATGCCGCCGACAAGCTTGGCGAGCGGCAGTCGGTGTTTGCGGTCGCGGCGCTCCATGAGGAAGCGGGCCGGGTTGGGCTTGGGAAGGTCGGCTATTCCGAGATCGGCGAAGCGATCGGGCGGGCGACAAAGGAAGGCGAGCTGGTCGAGCGCACCTTCCTCGATCGGCGCGGCGCCGCGTTCGCGGGGTTCACGACCAGCCAGAATATCGCCGCCGAGAAGACGCTGCTTCGGATCGAAGCCCGCGGTCGCGGTGCGCTCGCGCCGATAGCCTCCCCGCTTGCCGCCGCCAAGGCTGTCGCTGGCGCGGCCGCGCAGGCGGAGCGGTCGGGGTTTGGCTGGAATCCCGACCAGAAGGCCGCGACCGAACAGCTCCTTACCAGCCGCAATCGGGTCACCGCGGTCCAAGGCTATGCTGGCACCGCCAAGACGACGACGGTGCTCGCCACCTTCGCGCGCGAGGCCGAAGCGCGCGGCGTGTCGGTGGTCGCGCTGGCGCCGACTGCATCGGCGGCGATGACACTCGGCGAGGCGCTCGGCACGCGCGGCGATACCGTGGCGCGCCATCTGCTCGCGCCGGAAGATTCGGCGCCCGGGCAGCCGGTGGCATGGATCGTCGATGAGGCTTCGCTCTTGTCGGCGCGCGATACCGCGCGGCTGTTCGAGTTGGCCGAGCAGCATGATGCCCGAATCATTCTCGTCGGCGACGTGAAGCAGCTTGGATCGGTCGAGGCTGGCGCGGCGTTCGCGCAGCTTCAGGGCGTCGGCATGGAAACCGCAAAGCTCGGCGAGATCGTTCGGCAGAGCAACGCGGCTACCAAGGAGGCGGTGCTCGCCTCGATCGAGGGCGATGCGAAGAAGGCGCTCGCGGCGCTCGATCGCGGGGGCGGCCAGATCGTCGAACATGCCGATCGCTCCGGCCGCTTCGCCGCCATCGCCGATCGCTATGCCGGGCTCGACAAGGCGGCGCGGACGCGAACGCTGGTCATTGAGCCCTCGCGCGAAGGGCGCGACGCGCTGACAGCAGGCATCCGCACGGCGCTCGTCAATTCGGGCGCGCTTTCCGGTCCCGCTGTCACGATGGAGAGCCTCGTCAACAAGGGGCTCACCCGTGCCGAGGCCCGCGATCCGTTGAGCTATGACAGGGGCGATGTTGTGCGCTTCACCCGCGATTATGCCGACAAGGGCGTAGCGCGCGGCGACGCCTATCGTGTCGAGGCGGTCAATCCGGCCAAGGCTGCCATTGCACTGAGGTCCGAGGATGGGCGCGAGGTCGATTGGCGGCTTCGGCAATGGGGCGCCGGCAAGGTGCAGGTGTTCGCGCCGCAGAATATTGACCTCAGGACCGGCGACAGCATCCGCTTCACCCGCAACGATCGCGACGCCGGGCGGATCAATGGCGCGCGGGGCGAGGTGATCGCGGTGGACGAGCAGGCGCGGACGGCGACGGTGCTTGGCGCGCGCGGTCAGGTACAGACTCTCGACCTCGATGCCGTGCGCGACCGGCATATCGCCCACGCTTATGTCGATACCGCTTTTGCCGCGCAGGGACGCACCGCCGATCATGTCATAATCCACGCGGACAGCAAGGCGACCAATCTGGTCGACCAGAAAAGCTTCTATGTCGGCATCTCGCGCGCAAAGGAGTCGGCGACGATCGTCACCGACGATCGCGCAAAACTGACGTCGGCGATCAATGAGCGCGCCGGGGCCGTCCAGACCG
- a CDS encoding type IV secretion system DNA-binding domain-containing protein yields the protein MRDRDQRIHADALRRHWRSNQVRRFKRHAIIFAASIALGGLTLPYLMLTPTTMQATGTWYVARLKTWISSGTEAEPGVMISGGGERYEASARLVAAHPYYRRSADTVIAFFIRGCLLGFIAWLAGLILLRGAMARRRELMLRDRVIGGTIVTTEKKLAQLTRAEAGDHALAIATVPMPPRLETRHMAMVGTTGSGKTTVLRQILDGVEARGEAALVYDTSGEFVAQYYDPRRGDIILNPFDARCAIWTPFAEIAHPADADRIAQQLITETGQHDRDVWLETSRILVANMIRALWREGKCTLPDLLHALQVRSKDDLKLWLGNSSSARTFADDADRATGSVLFMLAKAANLIQFLRIDEGKETAFSFRDFLSGLDMHPGPKPWIFVPRKEDYFEASKPLLACWLECAASALLGHSPSAERRLWFILDELADLPRVDNLARLLPEGRKFGAAVILTFQAIGQMRHRYGQDLSESMLGCCNTKLFLQMTDSESRQWASDTIGSCEVELPTMTDALADGDYKPRTTLGRQRKVRPAVLESELRLPRHRGYLLFPDGLPVARIALTDDHIVRRGKARQLGYVAGDPTTSLWQQSVEAPPVGTPPVEAEPAVQPSTVPPTEPEPPKPQPSGDGPV from the coding sequence ATGCGCGATCGGGACCAGCGTATCCATGCCGACGCGCTGCGGCGCCACTGGCGATCGAACCAGGTCCGGCGGTTCAAGCGCCATGCGATCATCTTCGCGGCATCGATCGCGCTCGGCGGCCTGACGCTCCCCTATCTGATGCTGACGCCGACGACGATGCAGGCGACCGGGACCTGGTATGTCGCGCGATTGAAGACGTGGATATCGAGCGGCACCGAAGCCGAACCGGGCGTCATGATCAGCGGTGGAGGAGAGCGCTACGAGGCATCGGCTCGATTGGTCGCGGCGCATCCCTATTATCGCCGGTCGGCCGACACGGTGATTGCCTTCTTCATACGAGGATGCTTGCTGGGGTTCATCGCCTGGCTGGCGGGCCTGATCTTGCTGCGCGGCGCGATGGCACGGCGGCGCGAACTCATGCTTCGCGATCGCGTGATCGGGGGGACGATCGTTACGACCGAGAAGAAGCTCGCGCAGCTGACGCGTGCCGAAGCAGGGGACCATGCCCTGGCCATCGCGACGGTGCCCATGCCGCCACGCCTCGAAACCCGCCACATGGCGATGGTCGGCACGACCGGAAGCGGAAAGACCACGGTGCTGCGTCAGATACTCGATGGCGTCGAGGCGCGCGGCGAGGCGGCGCTCGTCTACGACACGAGCGGTGAGTTCGTCGCCCAATATTATGATCCCCGGCGCGGCGACATCATCCTAAATCCGTTCGATGCGCGCTGCGCTATTTGGACGCCCTTCGCCGAGATTGCGCATCCGGCGGATGCCGACCGCATCGCGCAGCAGCTTATCACCGAGACCGGACAGCATGATCGCGACGTGTGGCTCGAAACGAGCCGCATCCTCGTCGCCAACATGATCCGCGCGCTGTGGCGCGAGGGCAAATGCACCCTGCCCGATCTGCTCCATGCATTGCAGGTGCGGTCAAAGGACGATCTCAAGCTATGGCTGGGGAACAGTTCGTCGGCGCGCACCTTCGCTGACGATGCCGACCGCGCGACGGGAAGCGTGCTCTTCATGCTCGCCAAGGCCGCGAACCTCATCCAGTTCCTGCGCATCGACGAGGGCAAGGAGACGGCCTTTTCTTTCCGCGATTTTTTATCGGGGCTCGACATGCATCCCGGTCCGAAGCCCTGGATCTTCGTGCCGCGGAAAGAGGATTATTTCGAGGCCTCGAAGCCGCTGCTTGCCTGCTGGCTCGAATGCGCCGCGAGCGCCCTGCTCGGGCATTCGCCCTCGGCCGAGCGCCGCCTCTGGTTCATCCTCGACGAACTCGCCGACCTGCCGCGCGTCGACAATCTCGCGCGGCTGCTACCCGAGGGGCGCAAGTTCGGGGCGGCGGTCATCCTCACCTTTCAGGCGATCGGGCAGATGCGACATCGCTACGGACAGGATTTGTCCGAATCGATGCTCGGCTGCTGCAACACCAAGCTGTTCCTCCAGATGACCGACAGCGAATCCCGGCAATGGGCGAGCGACACCATCGGAAGCTGCGAGGTCGAGCTGCCGACGATGACCGATGCCCTCGCCGACGGCGACTACAAGCCGCGCACGACGCTCGGCCGCCAGCGCAAGGTCCGGCCCGCCGTCCTCGAGAGCGAACTGCGCCTTCCCAGGCATCGCGGCTATTTGCTGTTCCCCGATGGATTGCCGGTCGCGCGCATCGCGCTCACCGACGACCATATCGTGCGGCGCGGCAAGGCGCGCCAGCTCGGATATGTCGCGGGCGATCCCACGACCAGCCTCTGGCAGCAGTCCGTCGAAGCGCCGCCGGTCGGGACACCGCCGGTTGAAGCGGAGCCCGCCGTGCAACCATCGACGGTGCCGCCCACCGAGCCGGAGCCGCCGAAACCACAGCCGAGCGGCGACGGACCAGTCTGA